In the genome of Chryseobacterium arthrosphaerae, one region contains:
- a CDS encoding DUF7674 family protein has product MNYLQAVKEITEVVPGFENEVKDITIQNSYSIIRTFTERIKNMIRQNDSNLLFRSLQKMDKIYTDGDAVLKNAIETTFIYSLDNFTAFCSAEYRKMIFSHISPDLQKIYSRQIYSHGI; this is encoded by the coding sequence ATGAACTATTTACAAGCGGTAAAGGAAATCACTGAAGTGGTTCCCGGTTTTGAAAATGAAGTGAAAGATATCACCATCCAGAACTCATACAGCATCATCCGGACATTCACAGAACGTATAAAAAATATGATCCGCCAGAATGACAGTAATCTGCTGTTCAGAAGCTTACAAAAAATGGACAAAATTTACACTGACGGAGACGCTGTCTTAAAAAATGCAATTGAGACCACTTTTATCTATTCTCTGGACAATTTTACAGCATTTTGCAGCGCAGAGTACAGAAAAATGATCTTTAGTCATATTTCTCCTGACCTTCAGAAGATCTATTCCAGACAAATTTACAGTCACGGGATATAA